In Passer domesticus isolate bPasDom1 chromosome 7, bPasDom1.hap1, whole genome shotgun sequence, one genomic interval encodes:
- the DMRTA2 gene encoding LOW QUALITY PROTEIN: doublesex- and mab-3-related transcription factor A2 (The sequence of the model RefSeq protein was modified relative to this genomic sequence to represent the inferred CDS: inserted 2 bases in 1 codon), with protein sequence MELRSELPSVPAAPXPPVPPSSVAAAAAAAAATLPVSVAGSLLRAPPLLLRAAEKYPRTPKCARCRNHGVVSALKGHKRYCRWKDCMCAKCTLIAERQRVMAAQVALRRQQAQEENEARELQLLYGTAEGLALAAANGIIPPRPAYEVFGSVCAGAGGEGGAGASESKMQKFELFPKTLLPSRAVTPQQAGGKPLSPDGESVPGTSSPDARHGSGSENGDGESFLSSPVSKGPKEGEESPGSISPLGSDSGSEADKDEQDPSPSAGGRQRTPIDILTRVFPAHKRSVLELVLQGCGGDVVQAIEQILNNRGPEKGPEEGWARDGALQGLPPTPAAAAAHHRPLIAGAMAPAIGTLGSRSAFSPLQPNATHFGAEAGAYPLGTHLGLNPLRLAYSAHSRGLAFMTPYSTAGLMPTLGFRPPVDYAFSDLMRERSAVHKEQVYSSGLYGPMVNNTPEKQ encoded by the exons ATGGAGCTGCGGTCGGAGCTGCCTAGCGTGCCCGCCGCGCc ccccccggtgccccccagCTCGGtggcggccgcggcggccgcggcggcggccaCGCTGCCGGTGAGCGTGGCCGGGAGCTTGCTGCGggcgccgccgctgctgctgcgggcGGCCGAGAAGTACCCGCGGACGCCCAAGTGCGCCCGGTGCCGCAACCACGGCGTGGTGTCGGCGCTGAAGGGCCACAAGCGGTACTGCCGCTGGAAGGACTGCATGTGCGCCAAGTGCACCCTGATCGCCGAGCGCCAGCGCGTCATGGCCGCTCAGGTGGCGCTGCGCCGGCAGCAGGCGCAGGAGGAGAACGAGGCCCgcgagctccagctgctctACGGCACGGCCGAGGGGCTGGCGCTGGCGGCCGCCAACGGCATCATCCCGCCCCGGCCCGCCTACGAGGTGTTCGGCTCCGTCTGCGCCGGGGCCGGCGGCGAGGGAGGCGCCGGCGCCTCAG AGTCCAAGATGCAGAAGTTCGAGCTGTTCCCCAAGACGCTGCTGCCGAGCCGCGCCGTGACCCCGCAGCAGGCGGGCGGGAAGCCTCTCTCCCCGGACGGCGAGTCCGTGCCCGGCACCTCCTCCCCAGATGCTCGCCACGGCTCGGGCTCGGAGAACGGGGACGGCGAGTCCTTCCTCAGCTCACCCGTCTCCAAGGGCccgaaggagggggaggagagcccgggctCCATCAGCCCGCTGGGCTCGGACTCGGGCTCCGAGGCGGACAAGGACGAGCAGGACCCGTCGCCCTCGGCCGGCGGCCGGCAGCGGACTCCCATCGACATCCTGACGCGCGTCTTCCCGGCGCACAAGCGCAGCgtgctggagctggtgctgcagggctgcggCGGGGACGTGGTACAGGCCATCGAGCAGATCCTCAACAACCGCGGCCCGGAGAAGGGCCCCGAGGAGGGCTGGGCCCGGGACGGCGCCTTGCAGGGCCTGCCGCCcacccccgccgccgccgccgcccaccACCGGCCCTTGATCGCCGGCGCCATGGCCCCGGCCATCGGCACGCTGGGCAGCCGCTCCGCCTTCTCCCCGCTGCAGCCCAACGCCACGCACTTCGGGGCCGAGGCCGGCGCCTACCCGCTGGGCACCCACCTGGGACTGAACCCGCTGCGCCTCGCCTACTCGGCGCACAGCCGCGGACTGGCCTTCATGACCCCCTACTCCACGGCCGGGCTGATGCCCACGCTGGGGTTCCGGCCGCCCGTGGACTACGCCTTCAGCGACCTGATGCGGGAGCGCTCCGCCGTGCACAAGGAGCAGGTGTACTCCAGCGGGCTCTACGGGCCCATGGTCAACAACACCCCCGAGAAGCAATAG